A DNA window from Malus domestica chromosome 12, GDT2T_hap1 contains the following coding sequences:
- the LOC103451060 gene encoding uncharacterized protein isoform X2: MRRGGGGGGGHASSGNYRNPCLTMHQPWASLLVYGIKRVEGRSWPSPIRGRLWIHAAGKVPDEATIKAMEEFYREIYAVDGITDLKFPEHYPVSRLLGCVEVVGCLRREELASWEMVPEGVRLEALTDMCWLCEQPQKLLVPFEMRGYQGVYNLEKKIYEGAIRGLSPVNSPLPVKFPLPNPQDPFSLKPGSISVHVPVSRTSEVEISSSLTAAIAGARAAATQFSKKVQDAQTSVTTLPLKGQSVEEDTMPSANLSETSNKGALTSNNKEQISPIKHKGVGSHSQPYSGGLRPQPGAPSKRWVRVMKL; encoded by the exons atgagaagaggaggaggaggaggaggaggacatgCTTCTTCTGGGAATTACAGAAACCCATGTTTGACTATGCACCAACCATGGGCTTCTTTACTGGTTTATGGCATCAAGCGCGTCGAGGGCAGGTCCTGGCCTTCCCCTATCAGAG GCCGTCTTTGGATTCATGCCGCTGGTAAGGTTCCTGATGAGGCTACAATTAAAGCAATGGAAGAATTTTACAGGGAAATTTATGCAGTTGATGGAATCACGGATCTTAAATTTCCAGAACATTATCCGGTTTCAAGACTTTTAG GGTGTGTCGAAGTGGTTGGATGTCTTAGACGAGAAGAACTTGCATCCTGGGAGATGGTACCTGAAGGG GTGAGGCTGGAAGCATTAACTGATATGTGTTGGCTTTGTGAGCAACCACAG AAACTGTTAGTTCCATTTGAGATGCGTGGCTACCAAGGAGTCTATAACTTGGAAAAGAAG ATATATGAAGGTGCAATTAGAGGTCTTTCCCCAGTTAATAGTCCCCTTCCAGTAAAGTTTCCACTTCCAAATCCACAAGATCCATTTTCATTGAAACCAGGATCTATCTCTGTGCATGTCCCTGTATCTAGAACATCTGAAGTTGAGATATCATCGAGTCTCACTGCAGCCATAGCTGGTGCCCGTGCTGCAGCTACACAGTTCTCCAAGAAAGTTCAAGATGCACAGACATCTGTAACGACCCTTCCATTAAAGGGTCAATCTGTTGAAGAGGATACAATGCCATCTGCTAACCTCAGTGAGACCTCTAATAAAGGGGCATTGACATCTAATAACAAGGAGCAAATAAGTCCCATTAAGCACAAGGGAGTCGGCAGCCACAGCCAACCTTATTCTGGAGGTTTGAGACCTCAACCTGGTGCACCTTCTAAG CGGTGGGTGAGAGTGATGAAGCTATGA
- the LOC103451060 gene encoding uncharacterized protein isoform X1 yields the protein MRRGGGGGGGHASSGNYRNPCLTMHQPWASLLVYGIKRVEGRSWPSPIRGRLWIHAAGKVPDEATIKAMEEFYREIYAVDGITDLKFPEHYPVSRLLGCVEVVGCLRREELASWEMVPEGVRLEALTDMCWLCEQPQKLLVPFEMRGYQGVYNLEKKIYEGAIRGLSPVNSPLPVKFPLPNPQDPFSLKPGSISVHVPVSRTSEVEISSSLTAAIAGARAAATQFSKKVQDAQTSVTTLPLKGQSVEEDTMPSANLSETSNKGALTSNNKEQISPIKHKGVGSHSQPYSGGLRPQPGAPSKGSVQPRGEHTKRKRGFGLE from the exons atgagaagaggaggaggaggaggaggaggacatgCTTCTTCTGGGAATTACAGAAACCCATGTTTGACTATGCACCAACCATGGGCTTCTTTACTGGTTTATGGCATCAAGCGCGTCGAGGGCAGGTCCTGGCCTTCCCCTATCAGAG GCCGTCTTTGGATTCATGCCGCTGGTAAGGTTCCTGATGAGGCTACAATTAAAGCAATGGAAGAATTTTACAGGGAAATTTATGCAGTTGATGGAATCACGGATCTTAAATTTCCAGAACATTATCCGGTTTCAAGACTTTTAG GGTGTGTCGAAGTGGTTGGATGTCTTAGACGAGAAGAACTTGCATCCTGGGAGATGGTACCTGAAGGG GTGAGGCTGGAAGCATTAACTGATATGTGTTGGCTTTGTGAGCAACCACAG AAACTGTTAGTTCCATTTGAGATGCGTGGCTACCAAGGAGTCTATAACTTGGAAAAGAAG ATATATGAAGGTGCAATTAGAGGTCTTTCCCCAGTTAATAGTCCCCTTCCAGTAAAGTTTCCACTTCCAAATCCACAAGATCCATTTTCATTGAAACCAGGATCTATCTCTGTGCATGTCCCTGTATCTAGAACATCTGAAGTTGAGATATCATCGAGTCTCACTGCAGCCATAGCTGGTGCCCGTGCTGCAGCTACACAGTTCTCCAAGAAAGTTCAAGATGCACAGACATCTGTAACGACCCTTCCATTAAAGGGTCAATCTGTTGAAGAGGATACAATGCCATCTGCTAACCTCAGTGAGACCTCTAATAAAGGGGCATTGACATCTAATAACAAGGAGCAAATAAGTCCCATTAAGCACAAGGGAGTCGGCAGCCACAGCCAACCTTATTCTGGAGGTTTGAGACCTCAACCTGGTGCACCTTCTAAG GGCAGCGTTCAGCCTAGAGGGGAGCACACAAAGCGGAAGCGAGGCTTTGGGCTTGAGTAA
- the LOC103451061 gene encoding serine/threonine-protein phosphatase PP1-like codes for MDQSVLDDIINRLLEVRGRPGKQVQLSESEIRQLCLVSKEIFLQQPNLLELEAPIKICGDIHGQYSDLLRLFEYGGLPPKANYLFLGDYVDRGKQSLETICLLLAYKIKYPENFFLLRGNHECATINRIYGFYDECKRRFNVRLWKTFTDCFNCLPVAALIDEKILCMHGGLSPDLHNLDQIRNLTRPTDVPETGLLCDLLWSDPSKDVQGWGRNDRGVSFTFGPDTVTEFLQKHDLDLVCRAHQVVEDGYELFANRQLVTIFSAPNYCGEFDNAGAMMSVDETLMCSFQILKPADKKPKFNFGSMTTAKPGNTSSGVSAFASTATAKPGNTVTGIRSMMHR; via the exons ATGGACCAATCGGTTCTGGACGACATAATCAACCGACTTCTCGAAGTCCGAGGCCGACCCGGGAAGCAGGTCCAGCTGTCGGAGTCTGAGATCCGGCAGCTTTGTCTGGTGTCTAAAGAAATCTTCTTGCAGCAGCCTAATTTGTTAGAGCTTGAAGCACCCATCAAGATTTGTG GTGATATACATGGTCAGTACTCCGATCTTTTAAGGCTTTTCGAGTACGGTGGACTACCTCCTAAAGCCAATTACTTGTTCTTGGGGGATTATGTGGATCGGGGAAAGCAAAGTTTAGAAACAATATGTCTTCTCCttgcatataaaataaaatatcctGAGAATTTTTTCCTCTTGAGGGGAAACCATGAATGTGCGACCATAAACCGTATATACGGATTTTATGATGAGTGTAAGAGAAGATTCAATGTGAGGCTATGGAAGACATTCACAGATTGTTTTAACTGCCTTCCAGTGGCAGCTCTGATTGATGAAAAGATTCTCTGCATGCATGGCGGTCTTTCTCCCGACCTGCATAATTTAGATCAAATCAGAAATTTAACGCGGCCAACAGATGTACCAGAGACAGGTTTACTCTGTGACCTTCTCTGGTCTGATCCCAGTAAAGATGTTCAAGGTTGGGGAAGGAACGACCGTGGAGTTTCGTTTACATTTGGTCCTGACACAGTGACGGAGTTTCTTCAGAAGCACGATTTGGATCTCGTTTGTCGTGCTCACCAG GTTGTGGAGGATGGCTACGAGTTATTTGCCAACCGCCAACTTGTGACGATATTTTCAGCACCTAATTATTGTGGGGAATTTGATAATGCCGGTGCCATGATGAGTGTGGATGAGACATTAATGTGCTCTTTTCAAATACTAAAACCTGCAGATAAAAAGCCGAAATTCAATTTTGGGAGCATGACTACAGCTAAGCCTGGAAATACTTCGTCTGGAGTTAGCGCTTTTGCGAGCACAGCAACAGCTAAGCCTGGGAACACTGTTACAGGAATCAGG TCCATGATGCACAGGTAA